From Anopheles arabiensis isolate DONGOLA chromosome 3, AaraD3, whole genome shotgun sequence, a single genomic window includes:
- the LOC120900229 gene encoding serine-rich adhesin for platelets yields MPRIDPMKLLVCLSVLLAPNGGIRNAGEVRRLANLMAKFSKKLVSKAIYIQILKCTETELLGQFMQTGGWSLVHMWLVDGIGSKNWPLIQELMELLLCCPVDVERLKINSTPRLVKSLSTDSANESVKVLASKLVEQWLYIVKAPKQLSPMVPINQSELPAITGLAGTADGKQTGSEAAIGQAPTVGAAVVGKQGVADIAAGKEQQHYQRNGYGSHAADSGEVDGQTETASHDGMVDGDKTTFQPTGEAAATVVPAKKTSLVLKITTKNGKQVVAKVIKSSTSRKGQRDSADGRAIIDGEGAHPDDGDEEEDDDDDEEDQEEVVVNIESSKPSGEEATVAAPVAKKDDQLNAAETKKVDVVPNGGTEGSKERNSSSSKDKDRHNHSHHRDREREKDRKGSSSSRSSSSKTSSSSSSSSSKHKSSSSSSSKSSSSSSSRSKDKDRHGSSSSSSGSKHKSSSSSSSSKSGSSSSKSSSSTSSDKHRDKDKSSSGGSRDGKESKAQSASPKLARARSRDDSVGGSNDSGSETSSVTNTSANDSKVAKSTTIPSKKASISIEVRNPENRVKTVKTYNSQFRSHGLIEEAPPPPSRKGLKKPSSASSPSTASPAATAASNNSSGSSSAVIGSTATGTLKRSSPTSSSGRDAVLAGVTAEKRAKEDPMERPGSIKLIPPKRQHALVESDMFMDALSATLRKDVKKRKRRTSGSEGATAGIATAPSSKPTGETTTTTTITTATTAAAGSKPAGSDASTTAKANAPGSSPTRTEEHAAEATAPTPTTPTSPKVPTIAPMSFYRDTLAEQEEETGTEPTAGEDGEKKKDQAESDNTPTSNGDGAEEKKPSTRKNDDTPGDEDGGDHADDDDDDDDEGPVLKKSKRVKCELNEDDDEEKGAEGEEKKVKKEGETVADDKTELMDVVMSDVEKKIAQEAESGVKKEEGGTEKEDEDGKKPPGPGCGPDGPPGVLVIHRRKGPKKQLRWRAAEELEEVRYFELDVTERCNVTKSFTDMKQMERVDERQKFMLSRKVGSEDIMVERTAWRPLLQVDNVPPSPDGNQSLERNVQRQRERGCLQALYFNKHMIPDSPAEPDPADTYQTADPVHIPLEDVTGNPDSVNDFTSMPWPDPRSTPPHESGAFSSPFFPSDLPPGAGFGAGGFPPPFAPGAAATIGPGPWNLGVPVGAPGVGAGGPRAGVLPPGMFPLSQPPPGLVGQPAAGGSPNMLNLPLSMSPNVPPPGMFPGANNFNAPPPELGLLAAGGVPDMGGRRGDSFRNGPPPHQQWTAGGNRPFGGGGNNNPNRGGGGGGFGNRGGGGNWNNRNQGNNNNNGNGNRNGDRSRIGDDGRGNFRGHWLQGGNRGHNNNRGGGGGRKW; encoded by the exons ATG ccACGTATCGATCCAATGAAACTGCTCGTGTGCCTCAGCGTGCTGCTGGCACCGAACGGTGGCATTCGCAACGCGGGGGAAGTGAGGCGGTTAGCAAA CTTAATGGCAAAGTTTTCGAAGAAATTAGTTTCGAAAGCCATCTACATACAGATACTGAAGTGCACGGAGACGGAGCTGTTGGGACAGTTCATGCAAACCGGCGGTTGGTCGTTGGTGCACATGTGGCTGGTCGATGGGATCGGCTCGAAAAATTGGCCCCTCATCCAGGAGCTGATGGAGTTGCTGCTGTGCTGTCCGGTTGATGTGGAGCGGCTGAAGATAAACAGCACCCCCCGGCTGGTCAAATCCCTGTCCACCGACAGTGCCAATGAAA GTGTAAAGGTTCTTGCCTCGAAGCTGGTCGAACAGTGGCTCTATATTGTGAAAGCCCCGAAACAGCTGTCACCGATGGTTCCAATAAATCAATCCGAACTGCCAGCAATCACTGGCCTGGCGGGGACAGCTGACGGGAAGCAAACGGGTTCCGAGGCGGCCATTGGTCAAGCCCCAACGGTTGGGGCTGCTGTTGTGGGAAAGCAGGGGGTAGCAGACATTGCCGCGGGGAAAGAGCAACAGCATTATCAGCGCAACGGTTATGGGTCCCATGCCGCCGATTCGGGCGAAGTGGACGGTCAGACCGAGACGGCAAGCCACGATGGTATGGTGGACGGTGACAAAACAACATTCCAACCGACGGGGGAggcggcagcaacagtggTGCCGGCAAAGAAGACATCACTGGTGCTAAAGATCACCACCAAGAACGGCAAGCAGGTCGTGGCGAAGGTGATCAAATCGTCGACGAGCAGGAAAGGTCAGCGCGACTCCGCGGACGGGCGTGCGATAATCGATGGGGAAGGCGCACACCCGGACGATGGTGACGAGGAAgaagatgacgacgacgacgaagaggACCAGGAAGAGGTGGTGGTTAACATCGAGTCCAGCAAGCCCAGCGGCGAGGAAGCGACGGTCGCCGCACCAGTCGCGAAGAAGGACGATCAGCTGAACGCGGCGGAGACGAAGAAGGTGGATGTGGTACCGAATGGAGGGACAGAGGGTAGCAAGGAAAGAAATTCTTCTTCCTCGAAGGACAAGGATCGCCACAATCACTCGCATCATCGCGATCGGGAGCGGGAAAAGGACCGAAagggcagcagtagcagccgTTCGTCCTCTTCCAAAACgtccagcagtagcagcagcagcagcagcaagcataAATCGtctagtagcagtagtagcaagagcagcagctcgaGTTCTAGTCGCAGTAAGGATAAAGACCGTcacggtagtagtagtagtagcagcggGAGCAAGCACAAaagctcctcctcctcttcgtccTCTAAgtcaggcagcagcagctccaagagcagcagcagcaccagcagcgatAAGCATCGCGATAAGGACAAATCGTCGAGCGGTGGAAGCAGGGATGGTAAAGAGTCCAAGGCCCAGTCCGCCTCGCCCAAGCTCGCCCGGGCTCGCTCGCGGGACGACAGTGTCGGCGGCTCGAACGATAGCGGTTCGGAGACGAGCAGCGTCACCAACACTAGCGCGAACGATTCTAAAGTGGCCAAGTCGACCACCATTCCCAGCAAGAAGGCTTCGATCTCGATCGAGGTGCGCAATCCGGAGAACCGGGTCAAGACGGTAAAAACGTACAATTCACAGTTCCGTTCACACGGTCTGATTGAGgaagcaccaccgccaccgtcgcGCAAGGGGTTGAAGAAACCGTCGTCCGCGTCCTCGCCGTCGACTGCTTCGCCTGCTGCGACCGCTGCGTCCAACAACTCTTCCGGCAGCTCCTCCGCCGTAATCGGGTCGACCGCCACCGGGACGCTGAAGCGAAGCTCGCCGACCTCATCGTCGGGCCGGGACGCCGTGCTGGCTGGCGTGACGGCAGAGAAGAGGGCCAAGGAAGATCCCATGGAGCGGCCGGGCTCCATCAAGCTCATTCCACCAAAGCGTCAAC ATGCCTTGGTCGAATCGGACATGTTCATGGACGCACTGTCTGCCACGCTGCGCAAGGACGTGAAGAAACGGAAAAGGCGCACGAGTGGCTCGGAAGGGGCCACTGCTGGTATCGCCACCGCTCCCAGCAGCAAACCGACGGGCGAaacgacgaccaccaccactatcaccaccgccaccactgcAGCAGCCGGAAGCAAACCAGCTGGATCGGACGCAAGCACCACAGCAAAGGCGAACGCTCCCGGTAGCAGTCCTACCAGGACGGAAGAGCATGCAGCGGAAGCAACGGCGCCCACCCCGACCACTCCTACCTCACCGAAGGTTCCTACGATCGCACCGATGTCCTTCTATCGGGACACGCTTgcggagcaggaggaggaaacTGGAACCGAGCCAACGGCCGGAGAGGATGGTGAAAAGAAGAAGGATCAGGCGGAAAGCGATAACACACCTACTAGCAATGGTGATGGTGCGGAAGAGAAGAAACCCAGCACAAGGAAGAATGATGACACGCCGGGAGACGAAGATGGAGGTGATCatgctgacgatgatgatgacgatgatgacgaggGACCGGTCTTGAAGAAGTCCAAACGGGTCAAGTGTGAGCtgaatgaagatgatgatgaggaaaaGGGTGCGGAAGgggaggagaagaaggtgAAGAAGGAAGGAGAAACCGTGGCCGACGACAAGACTGAGCTGATGGACGTGGTGATGAGCGACGTGGAGAAGAAGATTGCCCAAGAGGCGGAAAGCGGCGTAAAGAAGGAAGAAGGTGGCACGGAAAAGGAAGACGAGGATGGCAAGAAGCCGCCCGGTCCGGGCTGTGGCCCCGACGGACCCCCGGGCGTGCTGGTGATACACCGGCGCAAGGGCCCGAAGAAGCAGCTGCGCTGGCGGGCGGCCGAGGAGCTCGAGGAGGTCCGTTACTTCGAGCTGGACGTAACGGAGCGCTGCAACGTGACCAAGTCGTTCACCGACATGAAGCAGATGGAGCGGGTGGACGAGCGGCAAAAGTTTATGCTGTCGCGCAAGGTCGGCTCGGAAGACATCATGGTTGAGCGGACGGCGTGGCGGCCGCTGCTGCAGGTGGACAACGTACCCCCGTCGCCGGACGGCAACCAGAGCCTGGAGCGCAACGTGCAGCGGCAGCGCGAGCGGGGCTGCCTGCAGGCGCTCTACTTCAACAAGCACATGATACCGGACTCGCCGGCCGAACCGGACCCGGCAGACACCTACCAGACGGCCGATCCGGTGCACATACCGCTGGAGGACGTCACCGGCAATCCGGACTCGGTGAACGATTTCACCAGCATGCCGTGGCCGGATCCGCGCTCGACGCCGCCGCACGAGTCGGGCGCCTTCAGCTCGCCCTTCTTTCCCTCCGATCTGCCGCCGGGGGCCGGCTTCGGGGCGGGCGGATTCCCGCCCCCGTTCGCTCCCGGTGCGGCCGCCACGATCGGGCCGGGACCGTGGAATTTGGGTGTGCCGGTCGGTGCACCGGGTGTTGGCGCCGGCGGACCCCGGGCGGGCGTGCTGCCGCCGGGCATGTTTCCGCTCAGCCAACCACCGCCCGGGCTGGTGGGGCAACCGGCGGCCGGCGGCAGTCCAAATATGCTGAATCTCCCGCTCAGCATGTCGCCGAACGTGCCACCGCCGGGAATGTTCCCGGGTGCGAACAACTTTAACGCACCGCCGCCCGAACTTGGCCTGTTGGCGGCGGGTGGTGTCCCCGATATGGGCGGCAGGAGGGGCGATAGCTTTCGCAACGGTCCGCCGCCCCATCAGCAGTGGACGGCAGGCGGCAATCGGCCGTTCGGAGGTGGCGGTAACAATAATCCAAACcggggcggtggcggcggaggTTTCGGAAACCGTGGTGGAGGCGGTAACTGGAACAATCGCAACCAgggcaataacaacaacaacggaaaCGGCAACCGCAATGGCGATCGCAGCCGGATAGGCGACGATGGGCGAGGCAATTTTAGGGGCCACTGGCTGCAGGGAGGCAACCGtggccacaacaacaatcgtggcggcggcggtggccggAAATGGTAG
- the LOC120905187 gene encoding uncharacterized protein LOC120905187 → MSAECSDASTDPRLLQYRDLFCRICLQYSKGALIPIGAEIKKTTLLDMFIQLTTFELDHNDAFPRFMCEQCVSKLTLAYSIREEFISQTDLLLKLVVQKQIIKYYEQFPLEPKVQAPPKVIQPSVHAPFRELKPTRVAKPTGGVPVVKPQQMLIQESIKDETVEELDVDEEVIQEEILNDTTTNTVPLDESSLAVDFKDDWDSSSTATSLDEDDWSYTLNPITPQKLEELNAARPVRMKNPSGSRKRPKPAEEKQDKKERKNQYSTTTCYICDTHHESIAQRDDHFRNHIHMLPYECTECLADPPPEDADSPRKDQPAAEHPTHIVLRSVIQLNSHMMMHGFPHKCEHCYRRFTTVYLLNHHLWNYHQHSKEGLTCEWCGKRYYSRRPFQEHVRRHKHSVTERFKCTTCGRAFGSNALLRRHEMVHTGERSHKCTYCPRLFSRRCNLLDHLRLHTGERCHKCSECPQSFNTKSSLEKHQRNYHSDLAVVPPRGDRNIYTLQSDGSRLYRCKHEGCTFTSTSSTTMTQHRLRHNKPCVCEECGQRFVSPKYVRKHMNLMHSGKPRKPQGKGGAGGGTKKVKEEISDASSATILPADNTTELISADESLLETKLEEEEEIQPDDEAWVKMKDGIIRTEWNAGDLNVVREYVVEFVEDSKEIEITLHTFDSCTVSAMFVYKTMEQLQREDAATTSCPMESYSTAPQTAVLQRFCRLCMREFPFLLPFNATLKEIALADMLERLLGSFKLKQAPNLPNGVCSHCVAKLDYAYHVQKELVRNEQRLRHFQQEGNLLQKLFEYQANITVTKEDGGGDRMVAGYGSGLLPETIQLDPKQDVPDMADAEQRAAAAYKTLIPPGGWVVMECDCPEKSMAASTRRAPRSMKPARPQQRTLRNRHVLRQAIDAENPTALNATAIDPCKCYICNTVLESEEDCRAHLAVHVDMLPHVCPECSTPNASEEDDDAPSTPITSLAMLQRHYRMHSYPLKCPHCPQRFRKHTSVYTHVRYRHEMFDNPEGFTCDVCGVTMQYRPSFMYHMRIHYHEQMGTFRCQYCDRVFGTRARLERHERAHTGERPFACHLCPKTFVHAGQLATHIARHNNERGHRCSQCGKAFYSKAMLRQHLETHETHETRKASNAAKVRQRPCAYAGCTHVARTYQAYYMHRLRHEMAHRCEECGRRFARACELRRHRRIYHSSEHPFRCEPCGKTFLSSQSYREHMDSHANVRRFECEVCDKKFVRRRNLVNHRMSHTNQRPYRCEYCDSTTFKYKSDLNRHRKDKHGQAEHGEQTSALAQEDEDGADGEKIVLMNADDPIMDVILEESAPQGILINENIELDGTYGEEIETVEESIVVEQPIVSIGIDEVTKEEYIIEYINHVTSDAFCRICLLKRPHLKSLMERVDGVMIPEMLYKVCGRQIEVQEGYPRSICQRCLCQLDCAFKFLNEFHQQDERLRSFYWSGSVVKRLQEYQKEGSETVEKRFAELVTRNAKMLSPPTKHMCHRETNTSQRPKLVDASTLTDKEAVADLALVKTEDGSVVSDDLVVEDEEGVYLEYADDFDASIKDEQLVSMKIDVLQSGDEAESDAEPKERRKRAPHTATKSTPSSRWSTRTSQPLPTKQQEDSDTDDPATEEDFKELFEESEPDTVLEIDEDEEDDDFDEEDEEEDEEEDDETEEGKHMVEEQTPPVQLDPLRCYICDRNEESKAMLEQHLDMHSLMLPYECRICQVEGGPARTLKTISSLQNHFRSHHYPFGCGTCGKRFLRKAHLMTHMDSHNEEHLECGECGRQFTHRKTWQNHLKRHVALRTGAFKCGTCDRAFGNRARLDRHVRSHTGERPFGCKYCDKRFYDRHQQQRHTERHFRDQECSCEICGETFPGAKKRDQHKVEQHLHGPELEAFLARKSRQRSYKKPAVLKDKKCPFAGCDYVANTYGAMYVHKRSKHQPVHKCELCNKSYAFLNQLRVHMALHTGEKPYQCEICGRSFRRVFSYKEHMEMHNPEASYNCPTCNKSFKRPRYLQAHVLTHTAARKFSCEICGSCYKTNGELKKHTKNKHGLDIVEEEVREIVIDAEDTDISSFVVEYV, encoded by the exons ATGTCTGCGGAATGCTCTG ACGCGTCCACCGACCCGAGGCTGCTGCAGTATCGGGACCTGTTTTGTCGAATATGCCTCCAGTACAGCAAAGGGGCGCTGATCCCGATTGGGGCGGAGATAAAGAAAACCACCCTGCTGGACATGTTTATACAGCTCACCACATTTGAG CTGGATCACAATGACGCGTTTCCAAGGTTCATGTGCGAGCAGTGCGTCAGCAAGCTGACGCTGGCGTACAGCATCCGGGAGGAGTTCATCTCGCAGACCGATCTGCTGCTGAAGCTGGTGGTGCAGAAGCAAATCATTAAGTACTACGAGCAATTTCCGCTGGAACCGAAGGTTCAGGCACCGCCCAAGGTAATACAGCCGAGCGTCCATGCACCGTTCCGGGAGCTAAAGCCCACCCGGGTGGCGAAGCCAACCGGCGGAGTGCCGGTGGTGAAACCGCAGCAGATGTTAATTCAGGAAAGCATCAAAGATGAAACGGTAGAGGAATTGGATGTGGATGAGGAGGTAATTCAGGAGGAAATCCTTaacgacaccaccaccaacaccgtgcCGCTGGACGAGTCCAGTCTCGCGGTTGATTTCAAAGACGACTGGGATTCGTCCAGCACGGCCACCTCGCTCGATGAGGATGACTGGAGCTACACGCTCAACCCGATCACGCCCCAGAAGCTGGAGGAGCTGAATGCGGCCCGGCCCGTGCGGATGAAGAACCCGAGCGGCTCGCGCAAGCGCCCGAAACCGGCGGAGGAGAAACAGGACAAGAAGGAGCGGAAAAACCAAtactccaccaccacctgctACATCTGTGATACGCACCACGAGTCGATCGCGCAGCGGGACGACCACTTCCGCAACCACATCCACATGCTGCCGTACGAGTGCACGGAGTGTTTGGCCGATCCGCCCCCGGAGGACGCCGATTCGCCGCGGAAGGACCAGCCAGCGGCGGAACATCCCACCCACATCGTGCTGCGCAGCGTCATCCAGCTGAACAGCCACATGATGATGCACGGTTTTCCGCACAAGTGTGAGCACTGCTACCGGCGCTTCACGACCGTGTATCTGCTGAATCACCACCTGTGGAACTACCACCAGCACTCGAAGGAGGGGCTGACGTGCGAGTGGTGCGGCAAGCGGTACTACTCCCGTCGCCCGTTCCAGGAGCACGTGCGGCGCCACAAGCACTCCGTCACGGAGCGGTTCAAGTGCACGACGTGCGGGCGTGCGTTCGGCTCGAACGCGCTGCTGCGCCGCCACGAGATGGTGCACACGGGCGAGCGCAGCCACAAGTGCACCTACTGTCCGCGCCTGTTCAGCCGCCGGTGCAATCTGCTCGACCATCTGCGGCTGCACACGGGCGAACGGTGCCACAAGTGCAGCGAGTGTCCGCAATCGTTCAACACGAAATCGTCGCTCGAGAAGCACCAGCGCAACTACCACAGCGATCTGGCGGTGGTGCCGCCTCGGGGCGACCGCAACATCTACACGCTCCAGTCGGACGGGTCGCGGCTGTACCGGTGCAAGCACGAGGGCTGCACGTTCACCAGCACCTCGAGCACGACGATGACGCAGCACCGGTTGCGCCACAACAAGCCGTGCGTTTGCGAGGAGTGCGGCCAGCGCTTCGTCTCGCCCAAGTACGTGCGCAAGCACATGAACCTGATGCATTCCGGCAAGCCGCGCAAACCGCAGGGTAAGGGAGGCGCCGGCGGTGGTACGAAGAAGGTGAAGGAGGAAATTTCCGACGCGAGCAGCGCCACCATCCTGCCCGCGGACAACACGACGGAGCTGATCAGTGCGGACGAATCGCTGCTGGAAACGaagctggaggaggaggaggagataCAGCCGGACGATGAGGCGTGGGTCAAGATGAAGGACGGCATCATACGCACCGAGTGGAACGCGGGTGATCTGAACGTGGTGCGCGAGTACGTCGTCGAGTTTGTGGAGGATTCGAAGGAGATTGAAATA ACCTTGCACACCTTTGACAGCTGCACTGTTTCGgcaatgtttgtttacaaaacaatGGAGCAGCTGCAGCGCGAAG ATGCTGCTACCACGTCCTGTCCAATGGAGTCGTACTCGACCGCACCGCAGACGGCCGTCCTGCAACGCTTCTGCCGACTGTGCATGCGAGAGTTCCCCTTTCTGCTGCCGTTCAATGCTACGCTCAAAGAAATCGCGCTAGCCGACATGCTGGAACGACTGCTGGGTTCGTTCAAGCTAAAGCAAGCGCCCAATCTGCCGAACGGCGTCTGCTCGCACTGTGTCGCGAAGCTGGACTACGCGTACCACGTACAGAAGGAGTTGGTGCGGAACGAGCAGCGCTTGCGGCATTTCCAGCAGGAGGGAAATTTGTTGCagaaattgtttgaatatCAAGCTAACATTACAGTGACCAAAGAGGATGGGGGCGGCGATCGAATGGTGGCGGGGTATGGCAGTGGACTGCTGCCGGAGACGATCCAGCTAGATCCGAAGCAGGACGTACCGGATATGGCCGATGCGGAGCAGCGCGCGGCAGCTGCGTACAAAACGCTGATACCCCCGGGCGGCTGGGTTGTAATGGAGTGCGATTGTCCGGAGAAATCGATGGCCGCATCCACCCGGCGAGCTCCGCGGTCCATGAAACCCGCGCGTCCGCAGCAGCGAACTTTGCGCAATCGCCACGTGCTCCGGCAAGCAATTGATGCAGAAAATCCAACCGCTTTAAATGCAACTGCTATTGATCCCTGCAAATGCTACATATGTAATACCGTGCTGGAGTCGGAAGAAGACTGTCGGGCTCATTTGGCCGTGCATGTGGACATGTTGCCGCACGTTTGCCCCGAGTGTAGCACGCCGAATGCGTCGGAGGAGGATGACGACGCGCCGAGTACCCCAATCACCTCGCTGGCAATGTTACAGCGCCACTACCGCATGCACTCCTACCCACTGAAATGTCCGCACTGTCCGCAACGGTTCCGGAAGCACACATCCGTGTACACGCATGTGCGCTATCGGCACGAAATGTTCGACAATCCAGAGGGTTTCACGTGTGATGTGTGCGGCGTTACGATGCAGTACCGTCCCTCCTTCATGTACCACATGCGCATCCACTACCACGAACAGATGGGCACGTTCCGGTGCCAGTACTGTGATCGTGTGTTTGGAACACGGGCCCGCCTAGAgcgtcacgaacgggcacacaCGGGCGAGCGACCGTTCGCTTGCCATCTGTGCCCGAAAACGTTTGTGCACGCGGGCCAGCTGGCAACGCACATCGCGCGGCACAATAACGAGCGCGGCCACCGGTGCTCGCAGTGCGGCAAAGCGTTCTACAGCAAAGCGATGCTGCGGCAGCACCTGGAAACGCACGAAACGCACGAAACGCGCAAAGCGAGCAACGCGGCGAAAGTGCGCCAACGGCCCTGCGCGTATGCGGGCTGTACGCACGTGGCGCGCACGTATCAGGCGTACTACATGCACCGGCtgcggcacgagatggcgcACCGGTGTGAGGAGTGTGGCCGGCGGTTTGCTCGAGCGTGCGAGCTGAGACGGCACCGGCGCATCTATCACTCCTCGGAACATCCGTTTCGGTGTGAGCCGTGCGGCAAAACGTTCCTTAGCTCGCAGAGCTACCGCGAGCACATGGACTCGCACGCCAATGTGCGCCGGTTCGAGTGCGAAGTGTGCGACAAAAAGTTTGTGCGCCGGCGCAACCTGGTCAACCATCGGATGTCGCACACGAACCAGCGGCCGTATCGGTGCGAGTATTGTGACAGTACCACGTTCAAGTATAAGAGCGACTTGAACCGGCACCGGAAGGACAAGCATGGCCAGGCGGAGCACGGCGAGCAGACGTCGGCGTTGGCGCAAGAGGACGAAGACGGAGCGGACGGGGAAAAGATTGTGCTGATGAATGCGGACGATCCCATCATGGATGTGATACTGGAGGAAAGTGCTCCGCAGGGCATACTGATCAACGAGAACATTGAGCTGGACGGGACATACGGGGAGGAAATTGAGACGGTCGAAGAGTCGATCGTCGTTGAGCAGCCGATCGTTAGCATCGGTATCGATGAGGTGACCAAGGAGGAGTACATAATAGAGTACATAAACCATG TCACGTCCGACGCGTTTTGTCGAATATGTTTGCTGAAGCGGCCCCACCTGAAGTCGCTGATGGAGCGGGTCGATGGCGTGATGATACCGGAAATGCTGTACAAAGTGTGCGGCCGCCAGATCGAGGTGCAGGAGGGCTACCCGCGCAGCATCTGCCAACGGTGTCTGTGCCAGTTGGACTGTGCGTTTAAATTTTTGAACGAGTTCCACCAGCAGGACGAACGTTTGCGCAGCTTCTACTGGAGCGGTTCCGTGGTGAAACGGCTGCAGGAATACCAGAAGGAAGGGAGTGAAACGGTAGAAAAACGGTTTGCCGAACTGGTCACCCGTAATGCGAAAATGCTGAGCCCGCCAACTAAGCACATGTGCCACCGGGAGACGAACACCAGCCAACGCCCCAAACTGGTCGATGCTAGTACGCTGACAGACAAGGAGGCGGTGGCGGATCTAGCGCTGGTCAAAACGGAGGACGGAAGCGTAGTGTCCGACGATTTGGTGGTGGAGGACGAGGAAGGAGTGTATCTCGAGTATGCAGACGATTTCGATGCATCCATCAAGGACGAGCAGCTGGTGTCGATGAAAATCGATGTGCTGCAATCGGGCGACGAGGCGGAATCGGACGCCGAACCCAAGGAGCGCAGGAAGCGAGCTCCACATACGGCCACCAAAAGCACCCCGTCGTCGCGTTGGTCGACTCGGACAAGCCAACCTTTGCCGACGAAGCAGCAGGAAGACAGCGATACGGATGATCCggctacggaggaagatttcAAGGAGCTGTTCGAGGAAAGCGAACCAGACACTGTGTTAGAGATCgacgaggatgaggaggacgaTGATTTTGACgaagaggatgaggaggaggatgaagaGGAAGATGACGAGACTGAGGAGGGGAAGCACATGGTAGAGGAGCAGACGCCGCCGGTGCAGCTCGATCCGCTGCGCTGCTACATCTGCGACCGAAACGAGGAATCGAAAGCGATGCTGGAGCAACATCTCGATATGCACAGCCTGATGCTGCCGTACGAATGTAGAATTTGCCAGGTGGAGGGTGGACCCGCCCGCACGCTCAAAACCATCTCCTCCCTACAGAACCACTTCCGCTCGCACCACTACCCGTTCGGGTGCGGCACTTGCGGCAAGCGGTTCCTGCGCAAAGCGCACCTGATGACGCACATGGACAGCCACAACGAGGAGCACCTGGAGTGTGGCGAGTGCGGGCGACAGTTTACGCACCGCAAAACGTGGCAGAACCACCTGAAGCGCCACGTGGCCTTGCGGACTGGCGCGTTCAAGTGCGGCACCTGCGACCGGGCGTTCGGCAACCGGGCCCGGTTGGATCGGCACGTGCGCTCGCACACCGGCGAGCGGCCGTTCGGGTGCAAGTACTGCGACAAGCGGTTCTACgaccgccaccagcagcagcgccacaCCGAGCGGCACTTCCGCGACCAGGAGTGCAGCTGCGAGATTTGTGGCGAAACGTTCCCGGGCGCCAAGAAGCGCGACCAGCACAAGGTCGAGCAGCATCTGCACGGCCCGGAGCTGGAGGCGTTTTTGGCGCGCAAATCCAGACAGCGGTCGTACAAGAAGCCGGCCGTACTGAAGGATAAGAAGTGCCCGTTCGCGGGGTGCGATTACGTCGCCAACACGTACGGCGCGATGTACGTGCACAAGCGCTCCAAGCATCAGCCGGTGCACAAGTGCGAGCTGTGCAACAAATCGTACGCCTTCCTCAACCAGCTGCGGGTGCACATGGCGCTGCACACGGGCGAGAAACCGTACCAGTGTGAGATTTGCGGGCGCAGCTTCCGCCGCGTATTCAGCTACAAGGAGCACATGGAGATGCACAACCCGGAGGCGAGCTACAACTGTCCGACGTGCAACAAAAGCTTCAAGCGGCCCCGGTACCTGCAGGCGCACGTGCTGACCCACACCGCGGCGCGCAAGTTTTCGTGCGAAATCTGTGGCAGCTGCTACAAGACGAACGGGGAGCTGAAGAAGCACACCAAGAACAAGCACGGGCTGGACATtgtggaggaggaggtgcgcgAGATAGTCATCGATGCGGAGGATACGGATATATCGTCGTTCGTTGTGGAGTACGTTTGA